One genomic segment of Brassica napus cultivar Da-Ae chromosome A3, Da-Ae, whole genome shotgun sequence includes these proteins:
- the LOC106444029 gene encoding probable protein phosphatase 2C 39 — MTGKEVLHKMKETVKEKVGLGSSTDSGKGKSKMSKQITHGFHLLKGKALHEMEDYVVAKFKEVDDNELGLFAIFDGHLSHEIPDYLCSHLFDNILKEPNFWQEPEKAIKKAYYITDTKILDKATDLGKGGSTAVTAILINCQKLVVANVGDSRAVICKSGVAKPLSVDHEPNMEKDEVESRGGFVSNFPGDVPRVDGQLAVTRAFGDKSLKMHLSSEPYVTMEVVDDDAEFLILASDGLWKVMSNQEAVDSVKGIKDAKSAAKRLAEEAVARKSSDDISVVVVRFQ; from the exons ATGACGGGTAAGGAAGTTCTCCACAAGATGAAGGAAACCGTCAAG GAGAAAGTTGGGCTTGGTTCGTCAACAGATTCAGGGAAGGGCAAGAGCAAGATGTCGAAGCAGATCACGCACGGTTTCCACTTGTTGAAAGGGAAAGCTCTCCACGAGATGGAGGATTACGTGGTTGCCAAGTTTAAAGAAGTCGATGACAATGAGCTTGGCCTCTTTGCTATCTTCGATGGCCATCTCAGCCACGAGATTCCTGACTACTTGTGCTCCCATTTGTTTGACAACATCTTGAAAGAG CCAAATTTCTGGCAAGAACCCGAGAAAGCGATAAAGAAAGCTTATTACATAACGGACACTAAGATTCTAGACAAGGCTACTGACTTGGGGAAAGGAGGTTCCACTGCTGTGACTGCTATATTAATCAACTGTCAGAAGCTGGTGGTTGCTAACGTTGGAGACTCTCGAGCTGTTATTTGTAAAAGTGGTGTTGCCAAGCCACTCTCTGTGGATCATGAACCTAACATGGAGAAGGATGAAGTAGAGAGCAGAGGAGGATTCGTTTCAAACTTTCCAG GGGATGTTCCTAGAGTTGATGGTCAACTGGCTGTGACAAGGGCCTTTGGTGATAAGAGTTTGAAGATGCATTTGAGTTCTGAACCATATGTTACGATGGAAGTCGTTGATGATGATGCAGAGTTTCTTATCCTAGCTAGTGATGGACTTTGGAAG GTTATGTCGAACCAAGAAGCGGTTGACTCGGTTAAGGGAATAAAAGATGCAAAGTCTGCAGCAAAGCGCCTTGCAGAGGAAGCTGTTGCAAGAAAAAGCTCAGATGATATCTCAGTGGTGGTCGTGAGATTTCAGTGA
- the LOC106444030 gene encoding proton pump-interactor 2-like produces the protein MGAQIVLCDGFEVVSPPEMSDLILFGSDQSSGSNCGESTVTTEEDGTVFSGDSSPGGAAEDEWPEAKPFSFYFVKRPAYDDPEIKAKINEADSQIYHCNKLRIDISNAQKSERAEISSLYAQMESLGPKSEGYKMVFDEKKNEFDTLHEVLRNQRCSSSSQLSFSKEELNHLIYIAHYVIEHGNIGLEEEHWVLKETEKPSEIVLSEDSLAEKEASIQRLKLMAVEMNEVKKELEAITWNINCLSDKLRQIQNKIMMLDVEMAHILELRDRSYERIKMLRIQRDKGNAACFQSLAVMRKAKELAASGNVRDLEVLSSSEVDRFMTSWNNDKAYRDDYVKRISPSLYERQLSLDGRIRDQEGEAQVVQEKQALLKNGEEGMVVMHKRNREESSSNSSQDENVVTAKQKKEVRKKVIDFNRSSDEESVVIDLEFPVYENPKKEVEEVDEETLKERKREEQLEKARLAMERKKKLQEKAAAKAALRAQKEAEKKLKECEKKAKKKAAANSSEVDQSQEVTNELEKVKTSAVHRSLFRKQKSFRYKHRGRGTEALPKAILNRRRAHQYWVWGVSSAALALALSLGVLFLR, from the exons ATGGGCGCGCAGATCGTACTGTGTGATGGCTTCGAGGTGGTTTCTCCGCCGGAGATGAGCGACCTGATCCTCTTCGGAAGCGACCAATCTAGCGGCTCAAACTGCGGCGAATCAACGGTCACCACCGAAGAAGACGGCACTGTTTTCTCCGGAGATAGCTCACCGGGAGGTGCAGCTGAAGATGAATGGCCTGAAGCTAAGCCTTTCTCCTTCTACTTCGTTAAGAGACCAGCTTATGATGATCCCGAGATCAAAGCCAAGATCAATGAAGCTGATTCACAGATCTATCACTGTAATAAACTCCGGATTGATATCTCAAATGCTCAAAAATCCGAAAGG gCTGAGATTTCGTCTTTGTATGCTCAAATGGAGAGTTTGGGTCCAAAATCAGAAGGATATAAAATGGTTTTCGACGAGAAGAAGAATGAGTTTGATACTCTACATGAAGTTCTACGGAATCAACGGTGCTCTAGCAGTAGCCAGCTTAGCTTTTCAAAGGAGGAACTCAATCATCTT ATCTACATAGCACATTACGTTATTGAACATGGAAACATTGGTTTGGAGGAAGAACATTGGGTGCTTAAAGAAACCGAGAAGCCTAGTGAGATAGTATTAAGTGAGGATTCTCTTGCAGAGAAAGAAGCTTCCATACAACGTCTCAAG TTAATGGCTGTGGAAATGAACGAAGTGAAGAAAGAGCTTGAAGCCATTACATGGAACATTAACTGCTTGAGTGACAAACTAAGACAGATTCAGAACAAGATCATGATGTTGGACGTAGAAATGGCGCACATACTTGAGCTACGAGACAGATCGTATGAAAGGATTAAGATGCTGAGGATCCAACGAGACAAAGGg AATGCTGCGTGTTTCCAGAGCCTTGCTGTTATGAGGAAAGCTAAAGAACTAGCTGCTTCTGGAAACGTTAGAGATCTTGAAGTGCTCTCTAGCTCCGAG gttgatagattcatgactAGTTGGAACAATGACAAGGCTTATAGAGATGATTACGTAAAAAGAATATCACCATCACTCTACGAAAGACAGCTGAGTCTAGATGGACGGATTAGAGATCAAGAAGGTGAAGCTCAGGTTGTTCAAGAAAAGCAAGCCTTATTGAAGAATGGAGAGGAAGGTATGGTGGTAATGCACAAGAGGAACAGAGAAGAGTCCAGCTCCAACTCGTCTCAAGATGAAAATGTAGTCACCgctaaacaaaagaaagaagtgaggaagaaggtgatAGACTTCAACAGGTCAAGTGATGAGGAGAGTGTAGTTATAGACTTGGAGTTCCCGGTGTATGAGAATCCGAAAAAAGAAGTAGAAGAGGTTGATGAAGAGACTTTGAAGGAGAGAAAACGAGAAGAGCAGCTAGAGAAAGCTAGATTAGCTATggaaaggaagaagaagctacAAGAGAAAGCTGCTGCTAAGGCTGCTTTAAGAGCTCAAAAGGAAGCTGAAAAGAAACTCAAG gAGTGTGAGAAGAAAGCTAAGAAGAAAGCTGCAGCAAACTCTTCTGAAGTAGACCAATCACAAGAAGTAACCAATGAGCTGGAGAAGGTCAAGACTTCAGCAGTTCATAGGTCGTTGTTTCGAAAGCAGAAAAGTTTCAGGTACAAACACCGTGGGAGAGGAACAGAAGCTCTCCCTAAAGCCATCCTAAACCGTAGAAGGGCACATCAATACTGGGTTTGGGGAGTTTCATCTGCTGCACTTGCTCTCGCTCTCTCCCTTGGCGTTTTATTTTTACGGTGA